A single genomic interval of Melitaea cinxia chromosome 18, ilMelCinx1.1, whole genome shotgun sequence harbors:
- the LOC123662487 gene encoding uncharacterized protein LOC123662487, producing the protein MTTFSTTYEKRKNITLVRHRLATRKPGETLAEYSRSLAILARECYFKAFTANEHQNKTVCGTFIAGILSQKIRERLLEKSTVSLEETLNLDIALETAENTSHLQYHTQLQYHLHQRLLFLLTQSLKLKHRNHSSTWQQQKLKIFNTVGLRKVTTDAFSAVVIFIKGSSIANNAQCQLCSKKGHFATVYRSSRPGQRTVNVITMDDNDVTQPQVTDSHFLMTSAAAPSSLRKVIIPITLNNYQADALLDTESSISFINKNTALTMNLKRKPCRQAIALAFLNNISYVEELCYATIQIGEHIYQHQPLLIFGDLCADVVIRHDILGKHSSFELQFGGDKRPLKACNVLEASVPMETSIGTTDESSYPIQLL; encoded by the coding sequence ATGACCACTTTCAGTACCACCTacgaaaaacgaaaaaatattacctTGGTTCGGCATCGCCTCGCTACTAGGAAGCCTGGCGAAACATTAGCGGAGTATTCGAGATCTCTTGCCATACTTGCTCGTGAATGTTATTTCAAAGCTTTTACTGCTAATGAACATCAAAACAAAACCGTATGTGGTACGTTCATTGCCGGAATATTGTCACAGAAAATAAGAGAAAGGCTGCTAGAAAAATCTACTGTGTCTCTGGAAGAAACATTGAATCTGGATATAGCTTTAGAAACTGCTGAAAATACTTCACATTTACAGTACCACACACAATTACAGTATCATCTCCATCAACGTCTGCTGTTCCTGTTAACGCAATCTCTGAAACTCAAACACCGTAACCACAGCTCAACTTGGCAGCAACAAAAACTCAAAATTTTCAACACAGTCGGCCTACGCAAAGTGACCACCGATGCTTTTTCTGCGGTGGTAATATTCATCAAAGGATCAAGTATCGCTAATAATGCCCAATGTCAACTTTGCTCCAAAAAAGGACATTTTGCAACCGTTTACCGGAGTTCAAGACCAGGTCAACGGACCGTAAATGTTATTACCATGGACGATAACGACGTTACTCAACCTCAAGTTACTGATTCTCATTTTTTAATGACATCTGCTGCTGCCCCATCAAGCCTACGCAAAGTTATCATTCCTATCACATTGAATAACTATCAAGCAGATGCGCTACTCGACACCGAAAGTTCAATCAGCTTTATCAATAAGAATACTGCTCTAACCATGAACCTTAAACGAAAGCCCTGTCGACAAGCGATAGCTTTAGCATTTCTTAACAATATATCATATGTCGAGGAACTATGCTACGCTACAATTCAGATTGGTGAACATATATACCAGCATCAACCTCTGCTCATTTTTGGCGATCTGTGTGCTGACGTTGTCATTAGGCATGATATATTAGGAAAACACTCATCATTTGAACTTCAGTTCGGGGGAGACAAAAGGCCCTTGAAAGCTTGCAATGTACTGGAAGCATCTGTCCCAATGGAGACTTCCATTGGGACCACTGACGAATCTTCCTACCCCATCCAGCTACTTTGA